The Streptomyces sp. P9-A4 genome contains a region encoding:
- a CDS encoding amidohydrolase has protein sequence MRTRLVLLSARLLDPGTGAFLPETALAVSDDGRIAALGDDRDIRALAGPATTVVDLKGAVVTPGLVDGHLHPVSGAELTHGLDLSYCADLDDVREALDREVRTLGRGDWLFAWGLDPNVFGGLPVGIAPFDTVLDGVPAFLLLFDAHSALASRRALELAGVDGPRTFDQASAEVVCDADGRPTGLLQEDAACDLVERVAPRPTPEESRERLAAALRSMAAAGLTGGHAMDANGESLALYGELDAAGELALRLRVAPWCQPGTGAEGVRALIARQGTGGALWQVVGVKLFMDGTIDNGTAWLERPDCHGESTHAFWPDPAAYTHIIGELHRAGVPTATHAIGDAAVRHVLDSVEKARASGGDEVRHRVEHIETVPDDTLRRFADLGVLASMQPTHCCDFTRADHTDNWSRRLGEERAGRAWRCRDLADSGATVVLGSDWPIAPFPPLGVMAGARHRRPSRDLGRAPHGPEQALTALEALRGMTTAPAYAAGEEHEAGRIAPGFRADLAVFADDPLTTASTDLPDLPVLLTVLNGRITHRATGV, from the coding sequence GTGCGCACCCGACTCGTCCTGCTCTCCGCCCGTCTGCTCGACCCCGGCACGGGCGCGTTCCTGCCGGAGACGGCACTCGCCGTCTCCGACGACGGCCGGATCGCCGCCCTGGGCGACGACCGTGACATCCGCGCGCTCGCCGGGCCCGCCACCACGGTCGTCGACCTCAAGGGCGCCGTGGTCACCCCCGGCCTGGTCGACGGGCACCTCCACCCGGTGTCCGGCGCCGAGCTGACCCACGGACTCGACCTGTCGTACTGCGCCGACCTCGACGACGTACGGGAGGCCCTCGACCGGGAGGTGCGGACACTCGGCCGGGGCGACTGGCTCTTCGCCTGGGGTCTCGACCCGAACGTCTTCGGCGGCCTGCCCGTGGGCATCGCCCCCTTCGACACCGTCCTGGACGGCGTCCCGGCCTTCCTGCTGCTCTTCGACGCCCACTCGGCGCTCGCCAGCCGGCGGGCGCTCGAACTCGCCGGGGTCGACGGCCCCCGCACCTTCGACCAGGCCTCCGCCGAGGTCGTCTGCGACGCCGACGGGCGCCCGACCGGGCTCCTCCAGGAGGACGCCGCCTGCGATCTGGTCGAGCGGGTCGCCCCCCGCCCCACCCCCGAGGAGAGCCGGGAGCGCCTGGCTGCCGCCCTGCGGTCCATGGCCGCGGCCGGTCTCACCGGTGGTCACGCCATGGACGCCAACGGCGAGAGCCTCGCGCTGTACGGGGAGCTCGACGCGGCCGGCGAGCTGGCACTGCGGCTTCGGGTGGCGCCCTGGTGCCAGCCCGGCACGGGCGCGGAGGGCGTACGGGCCCTGATCGCGCGGCAGGGCACGGGCGGGGCGCTGTGGCAGGTCGTGGGCGTGAAGCTCTTCATGGACGGGACCATCGACAACGGCACCGCGTGGCTGGAGCGCCCCGACTGCCACGGCGAGTCCACGCACGCGTTCTGGCCGGACCCGGCGGCGTACACCCACATCATCGGGGAACTGCACCGGGCGGGAGTGCCGACCGCGACGCACGCCATCGGGGACGCGGCGGTCCGGCACGTGCTGGACTCCGTCGAGAAGGCCCGGGCCTCCGGCGGCGACGAGGTCCGGCACCGGGTCGAACACATCGAGACCGTGCCGGACGACACCCTGCGCCGCTTCGCCGACCTGGGCGTCCTCGCGTCCATGCAGCCCACCCACTGCTGCGACTTCACCCGCGCCGACCACACCGACAACTGGTCCCGCCGACTCGGCGAGGAGCGCGCCGGGCGGGCGTGGCGCTGCCGTGACCTGGCCGATTCCGGGGCCACGGTGGTCCTCGGTTCGGACTGGCCGATCGCGCCGTTCCCGCCGCTCGGCGTGATGGCCGGGGCCCGGCACCGGCGACCGAGCCGCGACCTCGGCCGGGCGCCGCACGGCCCTGAGCAGGCACTGACGGCGCTGGAGGCGCTGCGGGGCATGACGACGGCGCCGGCGTACGCGGCGGGCGAGGAGCACGAGGCGGGCCGGATCGCCCCGGGGTTCCGCGCGGACCTCGCGGTCTTCGCGGACGACCCGCTCACCACGGCGTCGACGGACCTGCCGGACCTGCCGGTCCTGCTCACGGTCCTGAACGGCCGGATCACCCACCGGGCTACGGGCGTCTGA
- a CDS encoding LysR family transcriptional regulator: MYGGEVKAQLHHRVPDLGALELLLAVARHGSLGAAAREVGITQPAASSRIRSMERQLGVALVDRSPRGSRLTDAGALVTDWARRIVEAAEAFDAGAQALRGRRDSRLRVAASMTIAEYLLPGWLIALRAERPDTAVSLQAGNSAVVAERLLGNEADIGFVEGLAVPEGLDGVVVAHDRLAVVAAPSHPWARRRGPVDPAELAATPLVLRERGSGTRQVLDAALSAHGGLAQPLLELASTTAVKAAAVSGAGPAVLSELAIAEELASRRLVAIPVEGVMLRRDLRAVWPTGHRPTGPARDLLSLTRARPAG, from the coding sequence GTGTACGGCGGCGAGGTCAAGGCGCAGCTCCACCATCGGGTTCCCGACCTCGGCGCCCTCGAACTGCTCCTCGCCGTCGCCCGGCACGGCAGCCTCGGCGCCGCCGCCCGCGAGGTCGGCATCACCCAGCCCGCTGCCAGCAGCCGCATCCGCTCGATGGAACGACAGCTGGGCGTGGCCCTCGTCGACCGTTCGCCCCGGGGCTCACGGCTCACCGACGCGGGTGCGCTCGTCACCGACTGGGCGCGCCGGATCGTCGAGGCCGCCGAGGCCTTCGACGCGGGCGCCCAGGCCCTGCGCGGGCGGCGGGACTCCCGGCTGCGGGTCGCCGCGTCCATGACGATCGCCGAGTACCTGCTGCCGGGCTGGCTGATCGCGCTGCGCGCCGAGCGCCCCGACACGGCGGTATCGCTCCAGGCGGGCAACTCGGCGGTGGTCGCGGAACGGCTCCTCGGCAACGAGGCGGACATCGGCTTCGTGGAGGGCCTCGCCGTGCCCGAGGGGCTCGACGGCGTGGTCGTCGCCCACGACCGGCTCGCGGTCGTCGCGGCCCCCTCGCACCCGTGGGCCCGCCGCCGGGGCCCGGTGGACCCGGCGGAGCTGGCCGCGACCCCGCTGGTCCTGCGGGAGCGCGGCTCGGGAACCCGGCAGGTTCTGGACGCGGCGCTGTCCGCCCACGGCGGCCTCGCGCAGCCGCTCCTCGAACTCGCCTCCACCACCGCGGTGAAGGCCGCCGCCGTCAGCGGCGCCGGGCCGGCCGTCCTCAGCGAACTCGCCATCGCCGAGGAACTGGCCTCGCGGCGGCTGGTCGCCATCCCGGTGGAGGGGGTAATGCTCCGCCGCGACCTGCGGGCCGTCTGGCCGACGGGCCACCGCCCGACGGGCCCGGCCCGCGACCTCCTCTCCCTGACCCGCGCCCGGCCGGCGGGGTGA
- a CDS encoding TDT family transporter: protein MASPALPRPALPARAHGPRPVAPPTRSVRHLGPNWYASVMGTAIVANAGAGLPSAGPGLRTACAAVWTLSLAMLLVLLAARATHWIRHRDQARAHLLDPAMAPFYGCLSMALLAVGGGAMIVGRDWIGLPAAVALDTVLFTVGTVIGLAAAVVVPYLMVVHHRIEGASPVWLLPVVAPMVSAALGPLLVPHLPAGQAQQTLLIACWAMFGVSLLATLVMLPLVFGRLVTGGPLPLALTPTLFLVLGPLGQSTTAANKFADVAPGVLPAPYAHGFASFAVLYGVPVMGFALLWLALAGAMVLRARRQGMGFAMTFWAFTFPIGTCVTGAEGLAQHTGLVVFDGLAVFLYALLLTAWLVAAIHTVRGLVSGALLAGPAPVPAEPRPATARTR, encoded by the coding sequence ATGGCAAGCCCCGCACTTCCCCGTCCCGCCCTCCCCGCCCGAGCCCACGGGCCCCGGCCGGTCGCCCCGCCCACCCGTTCCGTCCGTCACCTCGGGCCGAACTGGTACGCCTCCGTGATGGGTACGGCCATCGTGGCCAACGCCGGCGCCGGCCTCCCCTCCGCCGGTCCCGGTCTCCGCACCGCCTGCGCGGCCGTCTGGACGCTCTCGCTCGCGATGCTGCTCGTCCTGCTCGCCGCCCGCGCCACGCACTGGATCCGCCACCGCGACCAGGCCCGCGCCCACCTCCTCGACCCCGCGATGGCGCCGTTCTACGGCTGTCTGTCGATGGCGCTGCTCGCCGTCGGCGGCGGCGCGATGATCGTCGGCCGCGACTGGATCGGGCTCCCCGCGGCCGTCGCGCTGGACACCGTCCTGTTCACCGTCGGCACGGTGATCGGTCTCGCGGCCGCGGTGGTCGTCCCGTACCTGATGGTGGTGCACCACCGGATCGAGGGCGCCTCCCCGGTGTGGCTGCTGCCGGTCGTCGCGCCGATGGTCTCCGCCGCCCTCGGCCCGCTGCTCGTGCCCCATCTGCCGGCCGGGCAGGCCCAGCAGACCCTGCTCATCGCCTGCTGGGCGATGTTCGGCGTCAGCCTGCTCGCGACCCTGGTCATGCTGCCCCTGGTGTTCGGGCGGCTGGTGACCGGCGGGCCGCTGCCGCTCGCGCTCACCCCCACCCTCTTCCTGGTCCTCGGCCCGCTCGGCCAGTCGACGACCGCCGCCAACAAGTTCGCCGACGTGGCTCCGGGCGTGCTGCCCGCCCCGTACGCGCACGGCTTCGCCTCCTTCGCCGTCCTCTACGGCGTGCCCGTCATGGGCTTCGCGCTGCTGTGGCTGGCGCTCGCCGGGGCGATGGTGCTGCGGGCCCGCCGACAGGGCATGGGCTTCGCGATGACCTTCTGGGCGTTCACCTTCCCGATCGGCACCTGTGTGACCGGCGCCGAGGGGCTGGCCCAGCACACCGGACTCGTCGTGTTCGACGGTCTCGCGGTCTTCCTGTACGCGCTGCTCCTCACGGCCTGGCTGGTGGCCGCGATCCACACGGTGCGCGGTCTCGTCAGCGGTGCGCTGCTCGCAGGGCCCGCGCCAGTGCCTGCGGAGCCTCGGCCAGCGACGGCCCGTACCAGGTGA
- a CDS encoding helical backbone metal receptor: MRAGRGAPIRVVSLVPSLTEAVAVTAPGVLVGATDWCVRPAGLDVVRIGGTKNPDVPAILALRPDLVLANEEENRAPDLAALRAAGTEVLVTGIHTLDQGLRELERVLAACGAPRRPRWLDEAEEAWAAVTPEGPYTAVVPIWRRPWMVLGRDTFAGDLLARLGVRNLYAGHPERYPRLPLDELRAAAPDLVVLPDEPYRFTREDGPEAFPGTAAALVDGRLLTWYGPSLAEAPQALARALRAAHR, from the coding sequence GTGTCCCTCGTGCCCTCCCTGACGGAGGCCGTCGCCGTCACCGCGCCCGGCGTGCTCGTCGGCGCCACCGACTGGTGCGTCCGGCCCGCCGGCCTCGACGTCGTCCGCATCGGCGGCACCAAGAACCCGGACGTCCCCGCGATCCTCGCCCTCCGACCCGACCTCGTCCTCGCCAACGAGGAGGAGAACCGCGCCCCTGACCTCGCCGCCCTCCGGGCCGCCGGGACCGAGGTCCTCGTCACCGGCATCCACACCCTCGACCAGGGCCTGCGGGAACTGGAACGGGTCCTCGCCGCCTGCGGCGCGCCCCGCCGGCCCCGCTGGCTCGACGAGGCCGAGGAGGCATGGGCGGCGGTCACCCCGGAGGGGCCGTACACCGCCGTCGTGCCGATCTGGCGCCGCCCCTGGATGGTGCTCGGCCGGGACACCTTCGCCGGAGACCTGCTGGCCCGGCTCGGCGTCCGGAACCTGTACGCCGGCCACCCCGAGCGCTATCCGCGCCTCCCGCTCGACGAGCTGCGCGCCGCCGCGCCCGACCTCGTCGTGCTGCCCGACGAGCCCTACCGCTTCACACGCGAGGACGGCCCCGAGGCGTTCCCCGGGACCGCCGCCGCGCTCGTCGACGGGCGACTTCTCACCTGGTACGGGCCGTCGCTGGCCGAGGCTCCGCAGGCACTGGCGCGGGCCCTGCGAGCAGCGCACCGCTGA